The genomic window GTCGTACGACGTGCCGGGGGTAGCCGTGCCCGCGTTCCCGTCGACCGTGACGGTGGTACTCGAAGTCCGCGTGACGTCGTCGGAGACGTAGCCCGGACTCGCGTAGACGTTGATCGCGTCGGCGTACGCGACCTGGGCGTTGTAGTTCTGCTGGTAGGCCAGCTGGATCGCGGTGGACTCGCTGTCGTTCTGTGCGATGGCCATGGCGGTGTTCTGCAGGTTGATGTTCTGCTGTTCGACCTCTTGGCCCTGTGCCACGCCGGCGGTCGCGGTCTGCTCGCCGTCGATGTCGTCTTGCTTCTTGTCCTTCTTGTCGGGCTCGTGAACCTCGGTCTCGGACGAGAGGACATCGCCGCTGACGTTACCCGCGGTCGCGACGTCCATCCCGGCGGCCGACGCCATCAGGTTCGAGGCGGAGGCGCTACCGATCTGCTCGTTGAGGTTGCTCTGGTCGGTGAACTGGATCGCCGTGGCGGTGCTGCCCTCGCCAATTGCGATGGCGACCGCACCGTCCTGTTCGTTGACGTTCGTCTGCGTGACATCCTGTGACTGCTCGAGCAGCGCGTCGGCGCTCTGGCCCGCGCTCGAGCCGGCACCGTGATCGCCCGTCTTGTCCTTCTTGTGACCGAACTTGCCGTCACCGAGGTAGACGTTGGATGCGTTTGCCATCCCCTCCTGGAGGTTCTCGTTTCGCTGGTAGGACTGCTGGAGGGCGGTCGCATCGCTCTCGTTCACTGCGAGCGCAAACGCGGTGCTCTGGTTGTTGTAGTTGACCTGTCCGACCGACTGGGCCTGGCTCACGCCAGCGACGGCTTCCTGCGTGACCGTCTTGTCGCCCTTCTTGTCTTTGACAGCCCAACCGTCGAACTGCTGGTCGCCGCCGTCGCCGACGATGATGTTGACATCGCCGACGTTCTCGAACTGCGTTTCCGCGCTGCGCACGTCGCGGCTCTCGGCGGTCACCTCACCGCTCTGGACGTTGTCGTTCTCCTGGTTCGATTCCTGAATGGCGGTCGCGTCACCGCCGTCGATCGCGATCGACACCGCAGTTCCCTGCTCGTTGATGTTGACCTGATCGACGTCTTGGTGCTGGATGATCTCGGCGGAGGTACCGCTCGAGTCGTCGGCGTGTTCGTCGACGTACTCCTCGAGCGACTGCCCGTCGAGGTCGGCACCGAAGACGAGATACAGTTCCTCCCCGTCCTCGAGCGCGTGTATCGTTCCTGCGTCCAGTTCCCCTTCCCCGCCTGCGGTGGCTGCCGGCACGCCGGCTGCGATCATCGACAGGGCAACCATACAGGCCATAAGGAGTGTCGTAGTTCGTGAGCGTCTCGTTGTGTTGGAATTCATTGAGCGTTTGATCTGTATCGTGATGGTCTTTCGTTTCTGAGTCTCTGCGACGCAAACCATCCTATCCGCAAGAGTACCTTTGTTATCGACAGGTTGGGAACCGTATGAACCGGCCTATGGAACCGAAGGCGACTGCTTACCGAGAGAAATCAGTGACTTCGGCGGGGTGTCCCGGAACTATGGGCCGCGACCGAAACCATCTTATATCTGATCCGTTCCGATCGTACCGACAGATAACTAAACCAGTCCGGACGGTCGCGGATCGATTACCGTTTCGGGAATCGAAGTCAAGTATTAGCGGCTCATAGCCGATCAGCAACCGTTTCACAGCAGACATTTCGGGGACGGTGGGCCGAACGGTGGGCCCCTGAAACCGCAGGCCATCGACTCAATAGGGTCGTCGAAACGACGACAGTTTCCGCCGACAGTCAGTGAACGATCCGCCTGAGTCGATAAGCGGTCCGATCAGGCCCTCTAATGCCGCGATTCGCCTCGAAACCGTTTGCCGGGTTCAAATGGGATACTGGTATGAGTAGCGACTGGGCAACGCGCCACAGCGGGAGACCGGGAGGAGACAGCCAGTCTCGTGCCGAGCGATCGGCTGTCAGACGAGGAGGTTCCCTCCTCGAGGGGTCCTCTCGTTGTGGTTGACACGCGTGGTGCCCGACTGCAACACGGTGACCGAAACCAATATGAAACGCGCACTCACGCTCGCACTGACGGTAGCAGTGATCGGCGGCCTCGCCTTTATGGGGGCTGCTGGAACAGCGGCGGCACAGGCAAACGAAACTGACGACGGGTTCGATTACGATCCGGACTTCGACGTCGATCAAGACGCCGACGCGGACACGACGATAACCAACGAGCAGAGCAACAGTAACTCGCAGACGCAGGCCGCGTCCTCCTACAGCAGCTCGGACAAGAGCACCGCTGAGACGTCCGCCGTGCAGAGCCAGGACGTCTCACAGGCGAACTCCAACAGCGTCGAGGACGTGGAGACGACCGCCTCGAACGATAACGAGATCGATGCTGACGTTGAGGACGTCAACACCGGCGACACCGATGTCAACGTCGGCGCCGGCGACGACGGTGCTGACGGGAACGCCACTGATGGCGACAACGGCAACGTGACCGACGATGACGATCTGACCGACATCAGTGACACCCTCGATAGCATCCTTGGGGAGCTCGAAGCGGGCCTCAACGTCACCCTGGGTTAATTAATCTGCTTCAGTAATTCCGTTCTACTTTTTTCGCGATCACGTCCCGTACTCAACGACGAACTGTCTCGAGTTCGATTTCTGGCAGTATCATGGCTGGCACACTGAGTCCATTATCCAGTGAGCGAGGAGTTCACGACTCGCTCAGCCTCGCGAAGTACATCTCGAGTCGCTAATTCCGTCTCTCGAGCGACCGCTTTTGCATCGTCGTACTCCGCGCTCACGTCGTAGACCTCGCCGTCGGCGTCGCTGGCGATCTTCACGGTGACCTCGTACCCCTCGCCGTCGATCTCGAGTGTCGCGGTCTCAAATTCACGATTCGCGATCCAGCGATGCGTAACACCGGCGTCACGGACCCCGAGCGTCCCGGTCTCCTCGGCCAGCGCTCGAGCGACCCGCTCTCGGTCCGCCGGCTTGCAGATAACCTTCACGAGGTGGCCCGGGCGGGACTTTTTCATCGTCGCGGGGAGGATCGAAACGTCTCGCGCGCCTGCGTCCGCGAGCGTGTCGTGAAGTCCACCCAGCACTTCGGGGGTCGCGTCGTCGAGGTTCGTCTCGAGGACCGCGATATCGTCCTCGACCAGTTCCCCGCCGCTCTCGGCGCTTCCCACCAAGACGCGGAGCACGTTCGGGTGGGGATCGAGGTCGTAGCCGCCCGCGCCGTTGCCCGCAGCCTCGAGGTCCAGTGCGGGCAGCGAGTCGACGCCGTCGGCGATGTGACCCAGAATCGCCGCACCGGTGGGAGTCAGGAGTTCCGCATCGACCGGGCCGCCGCACAGCGACCAGTCGGCCCGCTGTGCGATCTCGACGACCGCCGGCGTCGGCACGGGGTACTCGCCGTGGCTCATCGTCACCGTTCCGCCGCCGGTCGACAGCGGCGTGGTGACGACGCGGTCGGGCCCGATGTCGTGGAGCAACGCGACGGCACCGACCACGTCCGCGATCGCGTCGTCGGCCCCGACCTCGTGGAAGTGGATCTCCTCGAGATCCTCGCCGTGAACGCTGGCTTCGGCCTCGCCGAGCAGTTCGAAGACGGCGAGCGCGTCGCGTTCGACCGCCGGCTCGAGGTCCATCTCCGTGACGATGTCGCAGACCTCGAGGTAGCTGCGGTGGGGCCCGTGGCCTTCAGCGGGGACCTCGTCGCCGTGCTGGTGAGTATCGTGGTTGTGGTCGTGGTCTCCATCGTGGTCGTGACTGTGGCCGTTCTCGTCGTGACTGTGGTCGTGGCCACCCTCGGATTCCTCGCGTGCGTGCTCGGTGTCTGAACCGTCGCCATCGTTCCCGCCGTCGACGTCCGCGTCCGTCAGGACCACGTCGACCGCCGTCGCGGCGATACCGCTCTTGTCGGCCGCGTCGATTCGATACTCCACCTCGAGGGCGTCGGTGACGGACTCTAAGGCGTCGGGGTCGGCACCGGCGTCGAGGAGGGCAGCGAGGATCATGTCACCGCTCGCACCCATTCGGCCGTCGAAGGCGAGGACTCGCATACCTCCGTTCCGGAGCGGAAGACGCAAAAAGCCACCTGTCCTAGTCCCCACGGACGCGGTGTCGATAGGGCCAAAACCAACCGATGCCGGTACATCTTTGTAGCGTCCGGTCCTACCCATGTGTGATAGCTACTAGCACAGGAAATGACTCACCCTAGCAAAAAACCTATCCGCGCACGTATCGGAGTCATTGACATCGCCGTCCATCCCTAAATCATGAACGAAGTCCAACTGGAGGTTGCGAAGGCATACCCGAACGACTCGGGTCGTGGTATCGCCCGACTCGACCCGGACACGCTGTTGCATTTGAAGCTGAGTCCGGGCGACATCATCGAGATCGAGGGTGCAGATACGACTGCTGCGAAGGTCTGGCGTGCAGACCGGCAGGACTGGAACACCGACACCGTCCGCATCGACGGCTTCACCCGCCAGAACGCGGATGTCGGTATCGGCGAGCGGGTCACGATCCGCAAGGCCGAAGCGACGAAAGCGGACAAGCTCACGCTCGCACCGCCGGAGGAGGCGTCGGTCCAGTTCGGCTCCGACGCCGCCGGCATGGTGAAACGCCAGATCCTCAAGCGCCCGGTCGTCGGCCGCGACATCGTTCCCGTGATGTCCTCGACGAACCATCCGTTCATGCGGTCGCCGGGGCAGGCGATTCCGCTGATCGCCGTCGAAACCGAACCCGAAGGGGTCGTCCTCATCACGGAAGACACCGATGTCGAACTCCGCGAGGAACCCATCTCGGGCTTCGAGAAGACCGGAGGCGGGATCACATACGAGGATATCGGTGGCCTGCAAAACGAGATCCAGCGGGTCCGGGAGATGGTCGAACTCCCGATGAAGCATCCGCAGATCTTCAAGAAGCTCGGCATCGAGCCGCCACAGGGCGTGCTCCTGCACGGCCCGCCGGGCACCGGGAAAACCCTGCTCGCCAAGGCCGTCGCCAACGAGACCTCCGCCAGTTTCTTCTCTATCGCTGGCCCGGAGATCATCTCGAAGTACTACGGCGAGTCCGAACAGCAACTCAGGGAGATCTTCGAGGACGCCACCGAGGAGTCGCCGTCGATCATCTTCATCGACGAACTCGACTCCATCGCGCCCAAACGCGAAGACGTCACCGGCGAGGTCGAACGCCGCGTCGTCGCCCAACTGCTGACGATGATGGACGGCCTCGAGTCCCGGGGACAGGTCATCGTCATCGCCGCGACGAACCGCGTCGATTCGGTCGACCCCGCACTGCGCCGCCCCGGCCGCTTCGACCGCGAGATCGAGATCGGCGTGCCGGACGAGACCGGCCGCGAGGAGATCCTGCAGATCCACACCCGCGGCATGCCGCTTTCCGACGATGTCAGCCTCGGACACCTCGCCGACGAGACCCACGGCTTCGTCGGTGCCGACATCGAGAGCCTGACCAAGGAGGCCGCGATGAAGGCGTTGCGACGCTACCTCCCCGAGATTGATCTCGACGAGGAGGACATCCCGCCGAGTCTGATCGATCGGATGATCGTCAAGCGCGAGGACTTCAGCGGCGCGTTGAACGAAGTCGAGCCCTCGGCGATGCGCGAGGTCCTCGTCGAACTCCCGAAGATTTCGTGGGACGACGTCGGCGGCCTACAGGATGCCAAAGACCAGGTTCAGGAGTCCGTCGAGTGGCCGCTCTCGAACCCAGAGCGGTTCGAGCGGCTGGGCGTCGATCCGCCGGCCGGCGTGTTGCTGTACGGCCCGCCGGGGACCGGGAAGACGCTGATGGCGAAGGCCGTCGCCAACGAGACCAACGCGAACTTCATCTCCGTGCGCGGCCCGCAGCTGCTCTCGAAGTGGGTCGGGGAGTCGGAGAAGGCCATTCGCCAGACCTTCCGCAAGGCCCGGCAGGTCTCGCCGACGGTCATCTTCTTCGACGAGCTCGACGCGCTCGCGCCGGGCCGGGGCGGTGAAACCGGCTCGAACGTCTCCGAGCGGGTCGTCAACCAGCTCCTGACCGAACTCGACGGCCTCGAGGAGATGGGCAACGTGATGGTCATCGGCGCAACCAACCGGCCGGACATGATCGACCCCGCACTGCTGCGCTCGGGCCGGTTCGACCGGCTGGTCATGATCGGCGAACCCGACGTCGACGGCCGCGAGCGCATCCTCGATATCCACACGCAGGACACGCCGCTGGCCGCGGACGTCACGCTACGGGAAATCGCCGAGATCACGGACGGCTACGTCGGCAGCGACCTCGAGTCGATCGCGCGCGAGGCGGCCATCGAGGCGCTGCGCGAGGACGAGGAGGCCGACATCGTCGAGATGCGTCACTTCCGGCAGGCCATGGAGAACGTCCGGCCGACCATCACCGACGACATCCTCGACTACTACGAGCAGATCGAAGAGGAGTTCCAGGGCGGTACGAGCGGCGGTCCGGACCCGTCGGGTCGCCGCGGCAGTCGTATCGGCTTCCAGTAGTCGCAGGGATACGCGATCGTCTATCGCCGGTTCGATTTCGGTTTTCCGTTTTCAGTTTCCCGTTTTCGCTGCCGAGTAATCGTTCGTCCGTGTCATCCGCCACCGGACGCGCTGTCGCTCGCGCTCGGACTGTCGCCTCCGTGTGGCGTGTCGCGGGCCCGAATCCGTGCCGCGTGAACCGTCTCCGTCGCGTCGTCGATCACGACGACATCACCCGGAGACTCGGGCAAACGGTCCGCATCGGCCAGCGAGCCGTTCATGTACGTCGGCTGGGCGCTCTCGAGGGCCGCCAGATCCGCTCGAGCGGTCAGCCGGTGCGAGACGAGGATGTCCGACTGGGAGATGCCGACCTCGGGGACGGCGCTCGGGCGCTGTGTCGCGGCGACGAGACTGACACCGGGCGCGCGGCCGCGCGTGAGGATCGTCTCGAGGGCGGGTTCGGCGACGCCGTCGAAGAAGGTGTGGGCCTCGTCGAGCAGGAGCCACGGCAACCGATCGATCGACCGGCGGATCCGGGCGCGGTACAGCGT from Natrinema versiforme includes these protein-coding regions:
- the larC gene encoding nickel pincer cofactor biosynthesis protein LarC gives rise to the protein MRVLAFDGRMGASGDMILAALLDAGADPDALESVTDALEVEYRIDAADKSGIAATAVDVVLTDADVDGGNDGDGSDTEHAREESEGGHDHSHDENGHSHDHDGDHDHNHDTHQHGDEVPAEGHGPHRSYLEVCDIVTEMDLEPAVERDALAVFELLGEAEASVHGEDLEEIHFHEVGADDAIADVVGAVALLHDIGPDRVVTTPLSTGGGTVTMSHGEYPVPTPAVVEIAQRADWSLCGGPVDAELLTPTGAAILGHIADGVDSLPALDLEAAGNGAGGYDLDPHPNVLRVLVGSAESGGELVEDDIAVLETNLDDATPEVLGGLHDTLADAGARDVSILPATMKKSRPGHLVKVICKPADRERVARALAEETGTLGVRDAGVTHRWIANREFETATLEIDGEGYEVTVKIASDADGEVYDVSAEYDDAKAVARETELATRDVLREAERVVNSSLTG
- a CDS encoding CDC48 family AAA ATPase; this translates as MNEVQLEVAKAYPNDSGRGIARLDPDTLLHLKLSPGDIIEIEGADTTAAKVWRADRQDWNTDTVRIDGFTRQNADVGIGERVTIRKAEATKADKLTLAPPEEASVQFGSDAAGMVKRQILKRPVVGRDIVPVMSSTNHPFMRSPGQAIPLIAVETEPEGVVLITEDTDVELREEPISGFEKTGGGITYEDIGGLQNEIQRVREMVELPMKHPQIFKKLGIEPPQGVLLHGPPGTGKTLLAKAVANETSASFFSIAGPEIISKYYGESEQQLREIFEDATEESPSIIFIDELDSIAPKREDVTGEVERRVVAQLLTMMDGLESRGQVIVIAATNRVDSVDPALRRPGRFDREIEIGVPDETGREEILQIHTRGMPLSDDVSLGHLADETHGFVGADIESLTKEAAMKALRRYLPEIDLDEEDIPPSLIDRMIVKREDFSGALNEVEPSAMREVLVELPKISWDDVGGLQDAKDQVQESVEWPLSNPERFERLGVDPPAGVLLYGPPGTGKTLMAKAVANETNANFISVRGPQLLSKWVGESEKAIRQTFRKARQVSPTVIFFDELDALAPGRGGETGSNVSERVVNQLLTELDGLEEMGNVMVIGATNRPDMIDPALLRSGRFDRLVMIGEPDVDGRERILDIHTQDTPLAADVTLREIAEITDGYVGSDLESIAREAAIEALREDEEADIVEMRHFRQAMENVRPTITDDILDYYEQIEEEFQGGTSGGPDPSGRRGSRIGFQ